The window ACCTTCATTTCACCCTGCGGTCTCTCCACCCTTCTCATCCCTCAGACCTGGCTATTCTATTGATGGAGGAGGATGATTGCCTCAGCAATTCAGGGCCCTTAATATGTTGGAAGACAGAATCTCTCACCATCAACTTATACCTTTCGACGCCCCTATTGTCTCTCCGTTTTCCGATGAAGACTCTTTTGTTCATCTTCCTTTTCATCCTTAAAGACCTCTAAATCCGACTGCCTCTCTCTTCCTTTCAAGGGCTCCGATCTGaacctcctctctctctgtttcaGGACCACTCAGCTGCAGACGTCATAACAACAGAACCTATTCAGATGAGATCAGCCACCTCAGAAGTTGGCTTGTTAGAGAATGATCATAGGGCCTTACTAAGCAAGAAGATGCAGAATAAGAGGTGGATTCGGGACGCCATGGGCCACATCGGTAGAATTCTGGGTCTCTCTTTCAGCGATTGTCTTGAGGATTATCTTGCCCTTTTCCAGTGTAGAGAATAGGGGTCGTCCATTGGACCCCAACAGATCCTCTCAGAACCGAACTCCAAGGGGCAAAAGGAAAATAGAACAGAAGTAGAAATATTCCAGGTCAGATATCATTCCAGCTCTTTCTAACGAAACAGAGACCAAGGGAGCGTGGGGAAGTAAAGTTGTTCCATGAAGATTATTTCTTGGAACGTTCGGGAGTTGGGGTTCAAACAAAAAAGGAGACTTATTAAGTCTACTTGCAGCAGAAGCAACCCCCAGATTCTCTGTCTTCAGGAATCCAAGATCAAGGTGATGGATAGTCGGCTCATGAGATCCATTTGGAAAGCTTCTGATGCTAGCTGGGTGATTAAGGAAGCTTCAAGAAGTTCAGGCGGCATTATCATTGCTTGGAGAACCATACATTGGTCCCTTTTGAACAGTTCGGTGggttctttctttatttctgctACTCTAAGGAATAGTATAACGGGATCTGGTTACCTCATTTGTTTTGTCTATGGGCCCAACGACATCAATTTGAGGAGCGATTTCTGGAGTGAACTATCCTCAGTCTGCCAGAGCTTCAATGGTCCTATTTGCTTCGCTGGGGATTTCAACACCATCAGGTTTTCGGCAGAGAAATCTTCGGGGAATTCCTTTACTTCCCAGGTGGCTGCTTTATCCGATTGGATCGATAGCAACTCTCTGATCGACCTTCCCCTTCTAGGCTCCCGTTTCACCTGGACGAATGGCTGGTTAGACCCAATTATGTGTAGATTGGATCGATTTCTTATCTCCACCGAATGGCTGAACCTCTAGCCTTCCTCCTCTCAGTCGACTCTTCCCAGGACAACTTCTGATCACTGGCCTTTGATCTTATCGGCTGAGGAGGCAGACTGGGGTCCGAAGCCGTTTCGTTTTAACATTGCTTGGCTTCATATCACAGGTTTTAAATCTATGATAGCTGATTGGTGGCAAGCAGCGTGTTATCAGGGTTATGCGGGTCATCGTCTTTGCTGCAAATTAAAATTTCTGGAACAAAAACTCAAACAATGGTCTAAAGAGGAAAAGTCCCGATCGGAGCAAGAGCTTGACTCCATTCTAAGCGAAATTCAAAAGATCGACTCTCAAACTGAAGGCAACCCAATATCCTCCCACATTCTAGCGAACAATATTCGGCTAGTTCAAGCTCTCTCAGCTAAAATTTATCAGGAGGAAATCTCGTGGAAACAGAAAGCCCGTTCGAAATGGATCAAGGAAGGTGATAGGAACACGAGTTACTTCCACAAAATTGCCTCAGTTCATGCTTAGGTCAATCGCATCACCTGTATGTCTTTAGATGGCGTCTGGACAGATGATAGGGATACGATCAGCAGATCCGCGGTCTCTTTCTTTCAAGGCCTTCTCCAAAAAGAGAAATGGACTAGACCTCGTTTGGACAATCTTCCTTTCAATCGAATCAGTGAAGAAGATGGTAGATTTTTGGAGTCTCCTTTCTCTAAGGAAGAAGTCCTAAAAGAAGTGATGGATTTGGAGGGCGATAAGTCTCCCGGACCCGACGGGTTTCCCATTTGTTTCTTTAAGACTTTCTGGGATCTCCTCCATGTGGAAGTGATGTCCTTTTTCAACGAATTTTTCGAAAGAGGAAGATTGTCAAAAAACATTGGTGCTACGTTCATCGCGCTGATTCCGAAACGGCCGGGTGCTTCCGAATTGCAAGACTATCGGCCGATTAGTCTCATAAGTAGTTTGTATAAAATTCTGGCAAAGGTGCTCGCTAACAGACTGAAGAAAGTAATGGATTCGATTATAAGTCCAAATCAATGTGCGTTCATTCCAGGAAGACAAATAATCGATGTAGCCCTTATCGCCAACGAATGTCTCTACTCCAGTCTGCAATCGAAGGAGAAGTTCATTATCTGTAAATTAGATATGGAGAAGGCGTATGATCACGTCGATTGGGAATTCCTCCTTCATCTGAAGAAGCGGATGGGCTTTGGTGACCATTGGAGACAATGGATCGAGGAATGTATCAACTATGCCCATTTTTCTGTCATTTTAAACGGAACCCCGAAAGGTTTTTTTAAAAGTTCCTGTGGCCTTAGACAAGGGGACCCCCTTTCccccctcctcttcctcttcatcGGTGAAGCCTTATCAGCTATGCTCTTGCAAGCTCAATCGGAAAACATCTTCAAGGGAGTCCGTATGAAAGGTGTGCAAGTCCCGATATCCCACGTCCAATTCACGGATGATATTCTAATTTTCTCTGAAGCAACCCCTAAATCAGTTGCCAATCTGCATACTGTGATCAGATGTTTTCAAGCTGTGATAGGATTGAAGGTGAATCTGTCCAAATCCAAACTATTTGGGGTCAATTTGGAGTTTCAAGAGACGGAGGTGTTAGCTGATCTTATGGGATGTGGTGTGGGATCCCTCCCAACTGTTTTCGTGGGACTTCCCTTATGTGCCGAGCAGCCTAAAAAACAGTATTAGGAAAAAGTCTTACAAAGATTCAGCAATCATTTAGCAGGATGGAAACGTCGTTACCTATCCATGGGTGGGAGACTAACACTAATTAAAGCCTCTGTCTAATCTTCCCACATATTTTATGTCTTTCTTTCGTTGCCCAGTCGCGGTTCTTAAAGCTATGGACATGCTCCGGCGCAATTTTCTTTGGAGGGGCAATGAAGATAGGAAGAAGTTCAGTCTGTTGAATTGGAATAAAGTCTGTAAACCCTTCAAAGAGGGTGGAGCTGGTATTAAAGACCTCGACTTGATGAATCAGGCCCTGTTAGGTAAAATGGATCTGGGGACTTGGTTATGAAAAGGACAGACTTTGGAATATTATCATTAAAGGAAAATATGGGAGTTCGATTGTAGGCTGGTGGACGATCGATTCCTCTCTTTATAGGGCATCCGCGATGTGGAGAGGTATCAGTCGGATGAAAGGAGGTCACCCGATGGATCAGCTTTGAAGTGGGTAAGGGAGATTGTATCCAGTTCTGGCAAGACACGTGGATAGGAGACATGCCATTGAAGGATAAATTTCCTTCCATCTTCCGGGTGGCGAGCAAGAAAAACAATTTCATAGCCGATAACTATACCCTTGTAGCAGAGAAGCCTGTTTGGAATATCCCTTGTAGGAGGAACCTTCAGGACTGGGAAGCTGATCAATTTGTTGAATTGTTACATTATATTCAAGAAGTGTCTCTTAGTCATGGCCGCAAGGACTGCATCATCTGGAAACCTGACAAGTCATCTGTTTTCATGGTAAAGTCTTTTTACACAATTCTATCGGCCAACAATGCTGCTGCCCCCTCTCAACATCCCCACTTCCTTTGGAATTACGCTGTCCCTCCAAAGCTCCAGGTGTTTGGTTGTCTGGTTGGGAACAATCGAATTCTAACCCTGGACAATCTTAGGAAAAAAGGAATGATCGTCCCCAATG is drawn from Magnolia sinica isolate HGM2019 chromosome 5, MsV1, whole genome shotgun sequence and contains these coding sequences:
- the LOC131246882 gene encoding uncharacterized protein LOC131246882; the protein is MKIISWNVRELGFKQKRRLIKSTCSRSNPQILCLQESKIKVMDSRLMRSIWKASDASWVIKEASRSSGGIIIAWRTIHWSLLNSSVGSFFISATLRNSITGSGYLICFVYGPNDINLRSDFWSELSSVCQSFNGPICFAGDFNTIRFSAEKSSGNSFTSQVAALSDWIDSNSLIDLPLLGSRFTWTNGWTTSDHWPLILSAEEADWGPKPFRFNIAWLHITGFKSMIADWWQAACYQGYAGHRLCCKLKFLEQKLKQWSKEEKSRSEQELDSILSEIQKIDSQTEGNPISSHILANNIRLVQALSAKIYQEEISWKQKARSKWIKEGDRNTSYFHKIASVHA